A genomic stretch from Pseudomonas alkylphenolica includes:
- the cbpA gene encoding curved DNA-binding protein: MDFKDYYKILGVEPTADDKAIKTAYRKLARKYHPDVSKERDAEEKFKEANEAYEALSSPEKRAEYDELRKYGQHGRPFQGPPGWESRSSGGFEGGDFSDFFSSIFGARGGNGNPFGRGQQRSSGRRGQDVEMELAIFLEETLSAESKQISFQVPQHNANGQRTGFTTKTLNVKIPAGVSDGEKIRLKGQGAPGIGGGANGDLFLTIRMAPHPLFDVEGHDLIITVPLAPWEAALGTKVAMPTLTGKVNLTIRPDSQNGQRLRIKGMGLSNKQGQRGDLYAQLKVVMPSQSDAAARELWTKLSEQAAFNPRTQWSS, translated from the coding sequence ATGGACTTCAAAGACTATTACAAGATACTGGGCGTAGAGCCGACTGCGGACGACAAGGCGATCAAGACCGCCTACCGCAAGCTTGCGCGCAAGTATCACCCCGACGTCAGCAAAGAGCGCGACGCCGAGGAAAAATTCAAAGAGGCCAATGAAGCCTACGAGGCCTTGAGCAGCCCGGAAAAACGCGCTGAGTACGACGAACTGCGCAAATACGGCCAGCACGGCCGGCCCTTCCAGGGCCCGCCAGGCTGGGAAAGCCGCAGTTCCGGCGGTTTCGAAGGCGGCGATTTTTCCGACTTCTTCAGCTCGATCTTCGGTGCGCGTGGTGGCAACGGCAATCCTTTTGGCCGCGGCCAGCAACGTAGCAGCGGTCGGCGAGGGCAGGACGTGGAAATGGAACTGGCGATTTTCCTAGAGGAAACCCTGTCCGCGGAATCGAAGCAGATCAGCTTCCAGGTCCCGCAACACAACGCCAATGGCCAGCGTACCGGCTTCACCACCAAGACCCTGAACGTGAAGATCCCGGCCGGGGTCAGCGATGGCGAGAAGATCCGCCTCAAGGGCCAGGGTGCACCGGGGATCGGCGGTGGCGCCAACGGCGACCTGTTCCTGACCATTCGCATGGCACCGCATCCGCTGTTCGATGTCGAAGGTCATGACCTGATCATCACCGTGCCGCTGGCGCCCTGGGAAGCGGCGCTGGGTACCAAGGTGGCGATGCCGACCCTGACCGGCAAGGTCAACCTGACCATCCGTCCGGACAGTCAGAACGGCCAACGCCTGCGGATCAAAGGCATGGGCCTGAGTAACAAGCAGGGCCAGCGTGGCGACCTGTACGCACAGTTGAAAGTGGTGATGCCGAGCCAGTCCGATGCTGCCGCCCGCGAGCTGTGGACCAAGCTGTCGGAGCAGGCCGCGTTCAATCCGAGGACACAATGGAGTAGCTGA
- the urtD gene encoding urea ABC transporter ATP-binding protein UrtD, whose amino-acid sequence MLEPILDAGSGRDAIGLGQVRGAGLDARHGTVLTLEDISVSFDGFKALNALNLYIGVGELRCIIGPNGAGKTTLMDVITGKTRPSSGKAWFGDTLDLTRMSEVQIAQAGIGRKFQKPTVFEALSVFENLELAQKADKSVLASLIARLSGEQRDRIDEILHTIRLTASAQRPAGLLSHGQKQFLEIGMLLMQDPQLLLLDEPVAGMTDAETEFTAELFKGLAGKHSLMVVEHDMGFVGSIADHVTVLHQGSVLAEGSLEQVQAEDRVIEVYLGR is encoded by the coding sequence ATGCTCGAACCGATCCTCGACGCCGGCAGCGGCCGCGATGCCATCGGCCTTGGCCAGGTGCGCGGCGCAGGCCTGGATGCCCGCCACGGTACCGTTCTGACGCTGGAGGACATCAGCGTCAGCTTCGACGGATTCAAGGCACTCAATGCGCTGAATCTGTACATCGGCGTCGGCGAATTGCGCTGCATCATCGGCCCTAACGGCGCGGGTAAAACCACCCTGATGGATGTGATCACCGGCAAGACCCGCCCCAGCAGCGGCAAGGCCTGGTTCGGCGATACCCTCGACCTGACGCGCATGAGCGAAGTACAGATCGCCCAGGCCGGCATCGGGCGCAAGTTCCAGAAGCCGACGGTGTTCGAGGCCTTGAGTGTGTTCGAGAACCTGGAACTGGCGCAGAAGGCCGACAAGTCGGTACTCGCCAGCCTGATTGCACGCCTGAGTGGTGAACAAAGGGACCGTATCGACGAAATCCTCCACACCATTCGCCTGACCGCCTCTGCTCAACGCCCGGCTGGTTTGCTCTCGCACGGCCAGAAGCAATTCCTGGAGATCGGCATGCTGTTGATGCAAGACCCGCAACTGCTGCTGCTCGACGAGCCGGTGGCGGGCATGACCGACGCTGAAACCGAGTTCACCGCCGAACTGTTCAAGGGCCTGGCCGGCAAGCACTCACTGATGGTGGTCGAGCACGACATGGGCTTTGTCGGCAGCATTGCCGACCATGTCACCGTGCTGCACCAGGGTAGTGTGCTGGCAGAGGGTTCGCTGGAACAGGTGCAGGCTGAGGATCGGGTTATTGAGGTTTATCTGGGTAGGTAA
- a CDS encoding DMT family transporter: protein MNYAFPLLAILIWAGNTVVTKMSAGAIFPAEIGFYRWLLAGLLFTPFLLRPMLRNWAEIRRNLGKIFILGVLGMAVYQSLAYFAAAITSATNMGIILSLMPLMSLALAIISLGQRLTFGALIGAVVSFVGVLVVVSAGDLGALLQHGVNGGDALMLIATLAYALYSTLLKKWQLRLAPLVLLYLQVLVAIVVLFPLFLFSEKTGLGPGNIGLVLYACVLASMVAPLTWMQAVSRLGPSRTTLFFNLLPAITAVIAAVVLDEQLARYHLFGGLLTLAGVILAERWKTPIRPVPVTAPQP, encoded by the coding sequence ATGAATTATGCGTTTCCTTTGCTGGCCATCCTGATCTGGGCCGGCAACACGGTAGTCACCAAGATGTCGGCCGGGGCGATTTTTCCCGCCGAGATCGGTTTCTACCGCTGGCTGCTGGCCGGTCTGTTGTTCACCCCGTTCCTGCTACGGCCGATGCTGCGCAACTGGGCGGAAATCCGCCGTAACCTGGGCAAAATCTTCATCCTCGGCGTGCTGGGCATGGCGGTGTACCAGAGCCTGGCCTACTTCGCCGCCGCCATCACCAGCGCGACCAACATGGGCATCATCCTGTCGCTGATGCCGTTGATGTCGCTGGCCCTGGCAATCATCAGCCTGGGCCAGCGCCTGACCTTCGGTGCGCTGATCGGTGCCGTGGTGTCCTTTGTCGGGGTGCTTGTGGTGGTGTCGGCGGGTGATCTGGGCGCCTTGCTGCAACACGGGGTCAATGGCGGTGATGCACTGATGCTGATCGCCACCCTGGCCTACGCGCTGTACAGCACCTTGCTGAAAAAATGGCAGCTGCGCCTTGCCCCGCTCGTGCTGCTCTATCTGCAGGTGCTGGTGGCGATTGTTGTGTTGTTCCCACTGTTCCTGTTCTCCGAGAAAACCGGCCTTGGCCCGGGCAATATCGGCCTGGTGCTGTACGCCTGCGTACTGGCCTCGATGGTCGCGCCACTGACCTGGATGCAGGCCGTCAGTCGTCTGGGCCCCAGCCGTACCACACTGTTTTTCAACCTGTTGCCTGCGATCACCGCAGTGATCGCCGCCGTGGTCCTCGATGAACAGCTGGCACGGTATCACCTGTTCGGCGGTCTGTTGACCCTGGCCGGGGTGATTCTGGCTGAACGCTGGAAAACGCCCATCCGCCCGGTCCCGGTTACAGCCCCGCAGCCTTGA
- a CDS encoding AI-2E family transporter, giving the protein MTFTPRQIKMASWIIVFAGLLLALPLKLLPSLLAGLLVFELVNMLTPKLQHLIAGERARWLAVALLGTLVVSTLTLVFAGAISFLLHEAENPGASLDKFMLLVDQARGQLPPFVDAYLPASAAEFKVAIGEWLKTHLGELQLVGKGAAHMFVTLLIGMILGAIVALQRIPDISRRKPLAAALFNRLALLVQAFRNIVFAQIKISLLNTFFTGIFLAVVLPMFGVHLPLTKTLIVLTFLLGLLPVIGNLMSNTLITIVGLSLSIWVAMAALGYLIVIHKVEYFLNARIVGGQISAKSWELLLAMLVCEAAFGLPGVVAGPIYYAYLKSELRQAELV; this is encoded by the coding sequence ATGACCTTTACCCCGCGCCAGATCAAAATGGCCAGTTGGATCATCGTCTTCGCCGGCCTGTTGCTGGCGTTGCCGCTCAAGCTGTTGCCGAGCCTGCTGGCAGGCCTGCTGGTGTTCGAACTGGTCAACATGCTTACCCCCAAACTGCAGCACCTGATCGCCGGCGAGCGCGCGCGCTGGCTGGCGGTGGCATTGCTCGGCACCCTGGTGGTCAGCACCCTGACCCTGGTGTTTGCCGGTGCGATCAGTTTTCTCCTGCACGAAGCCGAGAATCCTGGCGCCTCGCTGGACAAGTTCATGCTCTTGGTGGATCAGGCCCGTGGCCAGTTACCGCCGTTCGTCGATGCCTACCTGCCGGCCAGCGCGGCGGAGTTCAAGGTCGCCATTGGCGAGTGGCTGAAGACCCATCTGGGTGAACTGCAACTGGTCGGCAAGGGCGCGGCGCACATGTTCGTCACCCTGCTGATCGGGATGATCCTCGGGGCCATCGTCGCCTTGCAGCGCATCCCGGATATTTCCCGGCGCAAGCCGTTGGCCGCGGCGCTGTTCAATCGCCTGGCGCTGCTGGTCCAGGCGTTTCGCAACATCGTCTTCGCGCAGATCAAGATTTCCCTGCTCAACACCTTTTTCACCGGGATCTTCCTGGCCGTGGTGTTGCCGATGTTCGGCGTGCACCTGCCGCTGACCAAGACCCTGATCGTGCTGACCTTCCTGCTGGGCCTGTTGCCGGTGATCGGCAACCTGATGTCCAACACCCTGATCACCATCGTCGGGCTGTCGCTGTCGATCTGGGTGGCGATGGCGGCGCTGGGCTATCTGATTGTTATCCACAAGGTCGAGTACTTCCTCAACGCGCGGATTGTCGGCGGGCAGATCAGCGCCAAGTCCTGGGAACTGTTGTTGGCGATGCTGGTGTGTGAGGCGGCGTTCGGGTTGCCGGGGGTGGTGGCGGGGCCGATCTACTATGCCTACCTGAAGAGCGAGCTGCGCCAGGCTGAGCTGGTGTGA
- a CDS encoding esterase/lipase family protein, whose protein sequence is MAQALATRYPLVLVPGMLGFVRLLLYPYWFGIVSALRRGGARVFAIQVSPLNATEVRGEQLLQIIADIRQRTGADKVNLLGHSQGALTARYAAARRPEWVASVTSIAGPNHGSELADYLLEHYPADSARGRLLKALLHGLGVLMGWLETGWRGPKLPIDVHASHHSLTRAGVALFNQAYPQGLPSTWGGEGPAEVNGVRYYSWSGTLQPGLTDKGLNRLDGSNRFCRLFARTFIHEAGQCDGMVGRYSSHLGQVIGDDYPLDHLDIVNQSLGAVGKGADPVRLFTEHAARLKAAGL, encoded by the coding sequence ATGGCCCAAGCGCTTGCCACGCGTTATCCACTGGTACTGGTGCCGGGCATGCTCGGCTTCGTCCGCCTGCTGCTCTATCCCTACTGGTTCGGCATTGTCTCGGCCTTGCGCCGGGGCGGGGCCAGGGTCTTTGCCATTCAGGTGTCGCCACTCAATGCCACTGAGGTGCGTGGCGAGCAGTTGTTGCAGATCATCGCCGACATCCGCCAACGCACAGGTGCCGACAAGGTCAACCTGCTCGGCCACAGCCAGGGTGCGCTGACGGCACGCTATGCGGCGGCCAGGCGCCCGGAATGGGTGGCGTCGGTGACTTCGATTGCCGGGCCCAATCACGGCTCGGAGCTGGCGGATTACCTGCTTGAGCATTACCCCGCCGATTCTGCCCGTGGGCGCTTGCTCAAGGCCCTGCTGCATGGCCTGGGGGTGTTGATGGGCTGGCTGGAAACCGGCTGGCGCGGACCAAAGCTGCCGATTGACGTGCACGCCTCGCACCATTCGCTGACCCGCGCTGGCGTGGCGTTGTTCAATCAGGCTTATCCACAGGGGCTGCCCAGCACCTGGGGCGGGGAGGGGCCCGCCGAGGTCAACGGCGTGCGTTACTACTCCTGGTCCGGCACCTTGCAGCCGGGGCTGACCGACAAGGGCCTGAACCGCCTGGACGGCAGCAATCGCTTCTGCCGTCTGTTTGCCCGGACCTTCATCCATGAGGCCGGGCAGTGTGACGGCATGGTCGGTCGCTACAGCTCGCACCTGGGCCAGGTGATCGGCGATGACTATCCGCTCGACCACCTGGACATCGTCAATCAGTCACTCGGTGCGGTGGGCAAGGGCGCCGACCCGGTGCGCCTGTTCACCGAGCATGCGGCGCGGCTCAAGGCTGCGGGGCTGTAA
- a CDS encoding GNAT family N-acetyltransferase — protein sequence MNAAQLNRVTAEGFAYYRDGLMALLLDAVAHGASVGFLADLDTQQANSYLDEVKQRLVSGELLLWVVGKDKEVLGSVQLGLCQKLNGLKRAEVQKLLVHSAARRRGLGLQLIQALEAAARQKQRNTLYLDTEAGSGAEAFYQSLGYIKAGEIPEYACGPDGTYRPTALYYKLL from the coding sequence ATGAATGCAGCGCAACTCAATCGTGTCACCGCTGAAGGCTTTGCCTACTACCGCGACGGCCTGATGGCGCTGTTGCTGGATGCCGTCGCGCACGGCGCTTCGGTGGGCTTTCTGGCGGACCTCGATACACAGCAGGCCAACAGCTATCTCGATGAAGTGAAACAGCGCCTGGTCAGCGGCGAGCTGCTGCTGTGGGTGGTCGGCAAAGACAAGGAAGTGCTGGGCAGTGTGCAGTTGGGGCTGTGCCAGAAGCTCAATGGCTTGAAACGCGCCGAAGTGCAGAAGCTGCTGGTGCACAGTGCGGCGCGGCGCCGCGGACTGGGGTTGCAACTGATACAGGCCCTGGAAGCGGCGGCGCGGCAGAAACAGCGTAATACGTTGTATCTAGATACCGAGGCGGGGTCGGGGGCGGAGGCGTTCTATCAGTCGCTGGGGTATATCAAGGCGGGGGAAATTCCGGAATACGCCTGCGGGCCGGATGGCACTTATCGGCCGACGGCGTTGTATTACAAATTACTTTAG
- a CDS encoding GNAT family N-acetyltransferase, whose amino-acid sequence MTYLIRDAETADLPGIRDIYNDAVLNTTAIWNEQPVDLANRQAWFDARQAQRYPILVAVDAAAGNDVLGYASFGDWRPFEGFRHTVEHSVYIRSDQRGNGLGPKLMAALIERARACDKHVLVAAIESGNTASIRLHERLGFTLNGQMPQVGVKFGRWLDLTFMQLILNPGAPPRSTE is encoded by the coding sequence ATGACTTACCTGATTCGTGATGCCGAAACTGCCGATCTGCCGGGCATTCGCGACATCTACAACGACGCCGTGCTCAACACCACGGCGATCTGGAATGAACAACCCGTTGATCTAGCCAATCGCCAGGCCTGGTTCGACGCCCGCCAGGCCCAGCGCTACCCGATCCTGGTAGCGGTGGACGCAGCCGCAGGCAACGACGTGCTTGGCTATGCTTCATTCGGCGACTGGCGGCCCTTCGAAGGCTTTCGCCATACCGTCGAGCACTCGGTGTACATCCGCAGCGACCAGCGCGGCAACGGTCTGGGCCCGAAACTGATGGCGGCCTTGATCGAGCGCGCACGCGCCTGTGACAAGCATGTGTTGGTCGCTGCCATCGAAAGCGGTAATACCGCCTCGATCCGTTTACACGAGCGTCTGGGTTTCACCTTAAACGGGCAGATGCCTCAGGTCGGGGTGAAGTTCGGTCGCTGGCTCGACCTGACATTTATGCAGTTGATCCTCAACCCCGGCGCGCCCCCACGCTCAACGGAGTGA
- a CDS encoding AraC family transcriptional regulator, with protein sequence MQRKYLNIPQFTALPAPVYFRYDEFGADTHSAAHRHAWGQLNYAAHGIMHLEIAGQRFVSPPHYAVWVPPDTEHSCYNPQAIVYRSVYLDRALCQGLPTQPCTLVISEILKAILGDFARRDVKVPEDEADRRLAQVLVDQLRLAPTQTCFLPYARSAGLDGVLQALHAEPGDNRPLADWAASVHVSERTLARQFLRELGISFGEWRLRLRFLRAIDALEQNLPIQQIAFDLGYSSPSAFIAMFQRHAHCTPEQYRRQARTATMPAR encoded by the coding sequence ATGCAGCGCAAATACCTCAACATCCCGCAATTCACAGCCTTGCCGGCGCCGGTGTACTTCCGTTACGACGAGTTCGGGGCCGACACCCACAGTGCCGCGCACCGCCATGCCTGGGGCCAGCTCAATTATGCGGCCCACGGCATCATGCACCTGGAGATCGCCGGCCAGCGCTTTGTTTCGCCACCGCACTATGCCGTGTGGGTACCGCCGGACACCGAACACAGCTGCTACAACCCCCAGGCCATCGTCTACCGCTCGGTCTATCTGGACCGCGCCTTGTGCCAGGGATTACCGACGCAGCCCTGCACGCTGGTGATCAGTGAGATTCTCAAGGCCATCCTCGGCGACTTTGCCCGGCGCGACGTGAAGGTTCCCGAGGATGAAGCCGACCGCCGCCTGGCTCAGGTGCTGGTCGACCAGCTGCGCCTGGCCCCGACCCAGACCTGCTTTCTGCCCTATGCCCGCAGCGCCGGCCTGGACGGCGTATTGCAGGCCTTGCACGCTGAGCCCGGGGACAACCGGCCGTTGGCCGACTGGGCGGCGAGTGTGCATGTCAGTGAGCGCACCCTGGCCCGGCAGTTTCTGCGCGAGCTGGGCATCAGCTTTGGCGAATGGCGCCTGCGTCTGCGCTTTCTGCGGGCCATTGATGCGCTGGAGCAGAACCTGCCGATCCAGCAGATTGCCTTCGACCTTGGCTACAGCAGCCCCTCGGCTTTTATCGCCATGTTTCAGCGTCATGCCCACTGCACGCCTGAGCAATATCGGCGTCAGGCCCGCACTGCCACTATGCCTGCCCGGTGA
- a CDS encoding Hsp70 family protein, with translation MSDASPARACGIDFGTSNSTVGWHRPGVESLIALEDGKITLPSVVFFNIEERRPVYGRLALHEYLEGYEGRLMRSLKSLLGSKLIKHDTSVLGTALPFKDLLGMFIGELKKRAEANAGRAFDEVVLGRPVHFVDDDQAADQEAEDTLAEVARKIGFKEVSFQYEPIAAAFDYESNIQGEELVLIVDIGGGTSDFSLVRLAPERHMLDDRHADILATGGVHIGGTDFDKQLSLQGVMPLFGYGSRMKSGAFMPTSHHMNLATWHTINSVYSQKSQLALGSMRYDIEDTDGIDRLFKLIEQRAGHWLAMEVEETKIELTHNERRLVDLKRVESGLSVELTRALFEESIDNLLERVRGSVSELLNKAGVGVAQVDTVFFTGGSSGIPALRQSVAAMLPNARHVEGNIFGSIGSGLAIEARKRYG, from the coding sequence ATGAGTGACGCATCCCCGGCCCGTGCCTGCGGCATCGACTTCGGCACCTCCAACTCCACCGTCGGCTGGCATCGCCCGGGCGTGGAGTCGTTGATCGCCCTGGAAGACGGCAAGATCACCCTGCCGTCGGTGGTGTTCTTCAACATCGAGGAGCGCCGCCCGGTCTACGGCCGGCTGGCCCTGCACGAATACCTCGAAGGTTACGAAGGCCGGCTGATGCGCTCGCTCAAGAGCCTGCTGGGTTCCAAGCTGATCAAGCACGACACCAGCGTGCTCGGCACCGCGCTGCCGTTCAAGGACCTGCTGGGCATGTTCATCGGCGAGCTGAAAAAACGCGCCGAAGCCAATGCGGGCAGAGCCTTCGATGAAGTGGTGCTGGGTCGCCCGGTGCATTTCGTCGATGACGACCAGGCCGCCGACCAGGAAGCCGAAGACACCCTGGCCGAAGTGGCCCGCAAAATCGGCTTCAAGGAAGTCTCCTTCCAGTACGAGCCGATTGCCGCGGCCTTCGACTACGAGTCAAACATTCAGGGCGAAGAGCTGGTACTGATCGTCGACATCGGCGGTGGTACCTCGGACTTCTCCCTGGTGCGCCTGGCGCCTGAACGGCACATGCTCGATGATCGCCACGCCGACATTCTCGCTACCGGCGGTGTGCACATCGGCGGTACCGACTTCGACAAGCAATTGAGCCTGCAGGGCGTGATGCCGCTGTTCGGCTATGGCAGCCGGATGAAAAGCGGCGCCTTCATGCCGACCAGCCACCACATGAACCTGGCCACCTGGCACACGATCAACTCGGTGTACTCGCAAAAATCCCAGCTGGCCCTGGGCAGCATGCGTTACGACATCGAAGACACCGACGGCATCGACCGCCTGTTCAAGCTGATCGAACAGCGCGCCGGTCACTGGCTGGCGATGGAAGTGGAAGAAACCAAGATCGAACTGACCCACAACGAGCGCCGCCTGGTCGATCTCAAGCGGGTTGAGTCGGGGTTGAGCGTCGAGCTGACCCGGGCGCTATTCGAAGAATCGATCGACAACCTGCTCGAGCGCGTGCGTGGCAGTGTCAGCGAGCTGCTGAACAAGGCCGGTGTCGGCGTTGCCCAGGTTGATACGGTGTTCTTCACCGGTGGTTCCAGCGGCATTCCGGCGCTGCGCCAGAGCGTGGCGGCCATGCTGCCGAATGCGCGGCATGTTGAAGGCAACATCTTCGGCAGTATCGGTAGTGGTTTGGCCATTGAGGCTCGCAAGCGGTACGGCTGA
- the urtE gene encoding urea ABC transporter ATP-binding subunit UrtE — MLKIDSLHQYYGGSHILRGLSFEARVGEVTCLLGRNGVGKTTLLRCLMGLLPTREGSVHWEGQAITALKPHQRVQAGIAYVPQGREIFPRLSVEENLLMGLSRFSASQARSVPPFIYELFPVLLQMKHRRGGDLSGGQQQQLAIGRALASQPRLLILDEPTEGIQPSVIKEIGAVISKLAARGDMAILLVEQFYDFAAELADQYLVMSRGEIVQAGRGENMEAEGVRGLVTI, encoded by the coding sequence ATGCTGAAAATCGACTCACTGCACCAATACTACGGCGGCAGCCACATCCTGCGCGGTCTGTCTTTCGAGGCCAGGGTCGGCGAAGTGACCTGCCTTCTGGGCCGCAACGGCGTCGGCAAGACCACCCTGCTGCGCTGCCTGATGGGCCTGCTGCCCACCCGTGAAGGCAGCGTGCACTGGGAGGGCCAGGCCATCACCGCACTCAAGCCGCATCAACGGGTGCAAGCCGGTATCGCCTATGTCCCCCAGGGCCGGGAGATTTTCCCGCGCCTGAGCGTCGAAGAGAACCTGCTGATGGGCCTGTCGCGCTTCAGCGCCAGCCAGGCCAGAAGCGTCCCGCCGTTCATCTACGAACTATTCCCGGTACTGCTGCAAATGAAACATCGCCGTGGCGGTGACCTCTCCGGTGGCCAGCAACAGCAACTGGCGATCGGCCGCGCCCTGGCCAGTCAGCCACGCCTGCTGATCCTCGATGAGCCAACCGAAGGCATCCAGCCCTCGGTGATCAAGGAAATCGGCGCAGTCATCAGCAAACTGGCCGCCCGTGGCGACATGGCCATCCTTCTGGTCGAGCAGTTCTACGACTTTGCCGCCGAACTTGCCGACCAGTACCTGGTGATGTCCCGCGGCGAAATCGTCCAGGCCGGACGCGGTGAAAACATGGAAGCCGAAGGTGTGCGCGGGCTGGTAACCATTTAA
- a CDS encoding thioredoxin family protein has product MSNSPGATKMAVKILSHSDFADQVLKSSKPVVVEFYRYKADGSENASKRASVYVDEWAASEGRATFFRISLTEAIQLAKTYDVQSAPTLVYFSGGEKKNELVGYYNDERPKSMLAKLL; this is encoded by the coding sequence GTGTCCAATTCGCCAGGAGCAACCAAAATGGCAGTGAAAATTTTGAGTCACTCGGATTTTGCCGATCAGGTTTTGAAGTCTAGCAAGCCGGTAGTGGTTGAGTTTTATAGGTACAAAGCTGACGGCAGCGAAAACGCCAGCAAGAGAGCAAGTGTGTATGTTGATGAGTGGGCTGCATCTGAGGGCAGAGCAACATTTTTTCGTATCTCTTTAACTGAAGCGATTCAACTTGCCAAGACCTACGATGTCCAGTCTGCTCCTACGTTGGTCTATTTCAGCGGTGGCGAAAAAAAGAATGAATTGGTTGGTTACTACAACGATGAGCGGCCGAAAAGTATGTTGGCCAAATTGCTTTGA
- a CDS encoding chaperone modulator CbpM produces the protein MSSTLIVQLDMQTLCQEADLPAAYVIEIVEHGIVEPSGRTPEDWLFDDQAPVLAKRAAKLHHDLHLEWEGVALALELLEEVQQLRSENSMLRQRLARFVQG, from the coding sequence ATGAGCAGTACCCTGATCGTTCAACTGGACATGCAGACCCTCTGTCAGGAAGCCGATCTGCCGGCGGCCTACGTGATCGAAATCGTCGAACACGGCATTGTCGAGCCTTCCGGGCGAACGCCGGAAGACTGGCTGTTTGACGATCAGGCACCGGTGCTGGCCAAGCGCGCGGCCAAGCTGCATCACGATCTGCACCTGGAGTGGGAAGGGGTGGCGCTGGCCCTGGAGTTGTTGGAGGAGGTTCAGCAGCTGCGTAGTGAGAACAGTATGCTCAGGCAACGCTTAGCGCGGTTTGTACAGGGGTGA